GGTCAGTTCGTAGACGTTCTTGCACCAGGGGTCGGTCCGGCAGTCGACCGACGGTGTCGGGCCCGGAGTCGGGTCCTCGGCGGCGGACAGGGCGAGAAGCAGCAGACCGGTGGCACTCACCGTGTCTTCGTACCGCACGGCCGTGGGGGACCGGTCGCCGCCCCACCGGCCCGGCCGACGGAGATCAAGCCGGGCGGAACCGGTCATCCTGACACGGCCGGGGGAAGGTTCCGGAGGGGACCCCGGATTAGTACGTGCAATCCCGGTTCCGATCAGGGACTATTGGCGCAACGGACGTCGGTGATCCGGCCGGCGCCGGTGTGGTTCCCCGCTGCCCGCGGGGGCGGCACCGGTGCGACAGCGGCAGGAGCGGCTGGACCGGGAGGGTGAGCACGATGCCTGACATACGACCCACGGCGGGCTCCGGCGCGTTGGTCCTCAACGCCACCTACGAGCCGCTGTGCGTCGTGTCCGTGCGTCGGGCCGCGATCCTCGTCCTCTCCGCCAAGGCCGTCTGCGTGGCCGACGGCGAGGGCGTCCTGCACAGCGCCCGGGACGCGCTTCCGGTGCCGTCGGTGGTCCGGCTGACCCGCTTCGTCCGGGTGCCCTACCGCACCCACGTCGGGCTCTCCCGCCGGGCGATCTTCGCCCGGGACGGCTGGCGCTGCGCCTACTGCCGGGGTCCGGCGGAGACCATCGACCACGTCTTCCCGCGCAGCCGCGGTGGCCGGCACGCCTGGGAGAACGTCGTCGCGGCCTGCGCCCGGTGCAACCACACCAAGGGCGACAAGACCCCGGCCGAGCTGGGCTGGCGGCTGCACAGCCTGCCGGCCCCGCCGAAGGGGACGGCCTGGCGGGTGCTCGGCCACCGGGCGCCCGACCCGCGCTGGGCGGACTGGCTCGACCTGCGCGAGCCCGAGGCCGCCTGAGTCACGGCCCGCGCGCCTTCACCAGCGACGCGTAGACCACCACGTTGTCGGCGTACCCGGTCTCGCCGCCCACCCACTTGCCCCCGCAGGTGATCAACCGCAGGTTGGGTCGGCTGAAGTCGCCGAAGACCT
This genomic interval from Micromonospora sp. CCTCC AA 2012012 contains the following:
- a CDS encoding HNH endonuclease, producing the protein MPDIRPTAGSGALVLNATYEPLCVVSVRRAAILVLSAKAVCVADGEGVLHSARDALPVPSVVRLTRFVRVPYRTHVGLSRRAIFARDGWRCAYCRGPAETIDHVFPRSRGGRHAWENVVAACARCNHTKGDKTPAELGWRLHSLPAPPKGTAWRVLGHRAPDPRWADWLDLREPEAA